Proteins from a genomic interval of Capsicum annuum cultivar UCD-10X-F1 chromosome 4, UCD10Xv1.1, whole genome shotgun sequence:
- the LOC107867605 gene encoding LOW QUALITY PROTEIN: putative late blight resistance protein homolog R1B-16 (The sequence of the model RefSeq protein was modified relative to this genomic sequence to represent the inferred CDS: inserted 1 base in 1 codon) — MAYASVASLMRTIGSLLTSNSPMQYLRDPREFCSLHEKVSSLEVFLKNFEKNNVTGEMTDLEVQIREIANSVEQTIQLRVTEVVLANDENLRDKAHERLLDSLQQVAEDIDHIWKQSTKIQDKGRQVSKESLVQCLSRTNDIPNVKNNMVGRHDQRKRLVDLTRSYSGEPKVIPIVGMGGMGKTTLVKEVYNDACIRSHFDVCAWATVSQQHNVNEILLSLLRSTTCDTFDIDDEAKLADMLQKSLKGKRYLIVMDDIWSKEVWDDIRQCFPSQNNGSQILLTTRDNEVACYADTENLSLQMGFMDQDDSWNLFKSTAFTNESLSSEFETIGKQIAKKCHGLPLTVVVVAGLLKSKRTIEDWENFAKDVNSFVTNDPDDQCSHVLGLSYNHLTSDLKTCLLYFGIFPEDTQMPVKYLMRLWIAEGFLNLKNDLEGEAEKCLQELINRCLVLVSKKSRDETKIKSCKVHDLIFDMCLRQVQRGNLFIMNDILFAKSDEKKAQIHDFVFDCDPNHVTSDCQSLSGHKMYPFKRWTDEEIYNLPYGLTRALLTPEHFQLTDDDNSNLLKRTRSIFFAGYYFSTFILKSELIHFKLLKILDLSDMRIDSFPLQILSLIWLRYLSLRCLESFDIPPEICRLWNLQTFIVKGRTSYITFSEEIWGLMQLRYLELHKFHLPNRPIXSVDKARHMGFLNIQTISYLSPRCCTKEVILRIQNVKKLGINGDDGDYERSELCSTLVHLQQLETLSLKSFSNWTIPNANAFPASLKKLKLEETNLRWSYLDIIAKLPNLEVLKLMSRACRGKEWDPIVRGFNQLKLLIIENNYLDYWKATNDNFPVLECLIISDCFFLKEIPIEFAEIHSLQLIELRGCLPELGESVARIQKENKDLGNEPVDVRISDTYALCELGSKSTVTVTSQITL, encoded by the exons ATGGCTTATGCAAGTGTGGCTTCTCTTATGAGGACAATAGGATCACTCTTGACATCCAATTCTCCAATGCAATATCTCCGTGATCCCAGAGAATTTTGCTCTCTTCATGAAAAAGTTAGTTCCCTAGAAGTATTTCTCAAGAACTTTGAGAAAAACAATGTTACTGGGGAAATGACAGATTTGGAGGTACAGATAAGAGAGATTGCAAATAGTGTTGAACAAACAATTCAACTAAGAGTAACTGAAGTTGTATTGGCTAATGATGAAAATCTGAGAGACAAGGCACATGAGAGGCTTCTTGATAGCCTGCAACAAGTAGCAGAGGACATTGATCATATCTGGAAGCAATCAACAAAGATTCAAGATAAAGGAAGACAAGTATCAAAGGAATCattagttcaatgtctttcaaGAACAAACGATATTCCGAATGTTAAGAACAATATGGTCGGACGTCATGATCAAAGGAAACGGTTGGTAGATCTTACTAGAAGCTACTCTGGTGAACCCAAGGTCATCCCGATTGTCGGAATGGGAGGCATGGGTAAAACAACCTTAGTGAAAGAAGTTTACAATGATGCGTGCATTCGTTCTCATTTTGATGTTTGTGCCTGGGCCACTGTTTCTCAACAACACAATGTAAACGAAATCTTGTTGAGCCTTTTGCGTTCTACAACGTGTGACACATTTGACATAGACGATGAGGCAAAGCTAGCAGACATGCTACAGAAAAGTTTAAAGGGAAAGAGGTACTTAATTGTCATGGATGACATCTGGAGTAAGGAAGTGTGGGATGACATTAGACAATGCTTTCCAAGTCAGAACAATGGTAGTCAAATATTGTTGACTACCCGTGACAATGAAGTGGCTTGCTATGCTGACACAGAGAATCTTTCTTTGCAGATGGGCTTCATGGATCAAGATGACAGTTGGAACCTTTTTAAAAGTACAGCATTTACAAATGAATCATTATCATCTGAGTTTGAGACTATTGGGAAGCAAATTGCAAAGAAATGTCACGGGCTACCACTAACTGTTGTCGTGGTTGCGGGGCTTCTCAAATCTAAAAGGACAATAGAAGATTGGGAAAACTTTGCTAAAGATGTCAACTCATTTGTCACAAATGATCCTGATGACCAATGTTCACATGTGCTTGGGTTGAGTTACAATCACTTGACCAGCGATCTAAAAACATGTCTTCTGTATTTTGGAATATTTCCAGAAGACACTCAGATGCCAGTGAAGTATTTGATGAGATTATGGATAGCTGAgggattcttgaatttgaaaaatGACTTGGAAGGAGAGGCTGAGAAGTGTTTACAAGAGCTTATCAATAGATGTCTAGTTCTCGTCAGCAAGAAAAGTCgagatgaaacaaaaattaaatcatgTAAGGTTCATGATCTAATATTTGATATGTGCTTGAGACAAGTTCAAAGAGGAAACCTTTTTATCATGAACGACATTCTGTTTGCAAAATCAGATGAAAAAAAAGCTCAAATCCATGATTTTGTATTTGATTGTGATCCAAATCATGTTACTTCAGACTGCCAATCTCTCAGTGGGCATAAAATGTATCCATTTAAGCGCTGGACTGATGAGGAAATTTATAATTTACCCTATGGTCTTACTAGGGCCCTTCTCACCCCTGAACATTTTCAGTTGACAGATGATGACAACAGCAATCTTTTGAAACGAACTCGCTCTATTTTCTTTGCTGGttattatttttcaacttttattctCAAATCAGAGCTTATTcatttcaaattactcaaaaTCTTGGACTTGAGTGACATGAGGATTGATAGTTTCCCTCTACAGATACTAAGCCTCATCTGGTTGAGGTATCTATCATTGCGCTGCCTTGAGAGTTTCGACATACCTCCAGAAATTTGCAGGTTATGGAATCTGCAGACATTCATTGTTAAAGGGCGTACTTCATATATAACTTTTTCGGAGGAAATTTGGGGACTAATGCAATTAAGGTATCTGGAACTGCACAAATTTCATTTACCAAATCGACCAA GATCTGTTGACAAAGCAAGACACATGGGTTTTTTAAATATACAAACTATTTCTTACTTGTCTCCAAGATGTTGCACGAAGGAAGTTATTTTGAGGATTCAGAATGTTAAAAAATTAGGAATTAATGGAGATGACGGTGACTATGAACGTTCTGAACTTTGTAGTACTCTTGTTCATCTGCAGCAACTTGAAACGTTGAGTCTTAAATCTTTTTCTAATTGGACCATTCCAAATGCAAATGCTTTTCCAGCATCGCTCAAGAAGTTAAAGTTGGAAGAAACTAATCTAAGATGGTCGTACTTGGACATCATAGCTAAGTTGCCTAACCTCGAGGTACTGAAGTTGATGTCTCGTGCTTGTCGTGGCAAAGAATGGGATCCAATTGTTAGGGGATTTAATCAACTGAAGCTTTTgataattgaaaataattatctCGACTACTGGAAAGCTACAAATGACAATTTTCCTGTCCTTGAGTGCCTCATTATTAGTGATTGCTTTTTTTTGAAAGAGATACCCATTGAGTTTGCAGAAATCCACTCACTACAACTGATTGAGTTAAGAGGGTGTCTTCCTGAACTCGGGGAATCTGTTGCACgaattcaaaaggaaaataaagaccTCGGAAACGAACCCGTGGATGTTCGTATCTCCGATACATATGCTCTAT gtGAACTGGGAAGTAAAAGTACTGTTACTGTCACGTCCCAGATCACCCTGTAG
- the LOC107868745 gene encoding craniofacial development protein 2-like, which produces MSIKLVMGGSTVNVISAYAPQVGLDEVDNKEFWEVLDEVVRSISSTEKLFVGGDFNGHIGSLSRGYDGVHGGFGFGERNEGGASLLDFSRAFRLLVMDLVINKGKKKRSGEAQLRIKWGSLTLASALKMEEKLKSMGLGRVEGVWIICGRQLSIALGDC; this is translated from the exons atgtctattaagttggttaTGGGGGGATCTACGGTGAACGTTATTAGTGCCTACGCCCCGCAAGTAGGTTTGGACGAAGTGGATAATAAGGAATTctgggaggttttagatgaggtggtgaggaGCATCTCGAGTACTGAGAAGCTTTTCgtgggaggggatttcaatgggcatattgggtctttatCGAGAGGGTATGATGGTGTGCATGGCGGTTTCGGTTTTGGTGAGCGGAATGAAGGAGGAGCTTCTCtgttggatttttctagggcttttag GTTGttagtgatggacttggttatcaataaaggcaaaaagaagagaagtgggGAGGCACAActcaggattaagtggggtagcttgactttggctagtgctttgaaGATGGAAGAGAAGTTGAAGAGCATGGGGCTTGGAAGAGTAGAGGGggtgtggataatatgtgggagacAACTGTCAATTGCATTGGGAGACTGCTAG